The sequence ATGCATAATGTATAAGCCGCCCATCACAGACAAAGGGTGCAAATAGTATCCAGATTAGATGATAATCCGGATTAAGCTGACAATCTGGAACCAGTTTGACTATACATGTTATCAACCATCAAAAAATAATCTGCTTACCTTCCCATGTCGAGGGCTAAATCACCACGAATGGTTCCAGGGGCTGAGTCTTTAGGGTTTGTTGCTCCCATCATCTTACGCGCAGATATCACTACGTCTACTCCTTCCCAAACCTGAATTCAAACCAAAAAGTTGTTTGCTTTAATAGAATACTGGCAATCTTTAAAACATTTAGTAGTCCTTTCAGAGACAATTTACTTTTTAGAATCCCAACAATAAATGTACTTACCATCGGTACAACTGGACCAGATAGCATGTATGCCAGCAACCGTTTGaagaaacttttttcaacATGTTCTGCGTAATGCTTTCTAAGAAGATCTTCATTGGcctaaataatgaaatagatacataatgataaaaataacgGACATGTCACATGTATTTATGTAATTGAAACTTTTTTTAAGAAAAGACAAACTTGGACTTCTTAACATATTCAAAAAGACAAAATTCAttcgaatatttcaatttaaaatccACAAGATTGAATCgctaaaaatgatgatttttcaaCAACTACACCAAATAAATtgttctaatttcaaaaagcATTCGTTCGGGGCCGGGGGATCCTTGACCTTACCTTCATGAATTTCATTGCGACGAGTTTGTAGCCTTTCTTCTCGAATCTGGTGATGATTTCACCGACGAGTCCACGCTGGACACCGTCTGGTTTCACCATGATGAATGTGCGTTCTTCGTTCGACATGTTACTGGAAAATGCTGCAAATATTGAGAGCAATGTGGCTACCATGCAGAGCTTTTATACTCGTGGAGAAAAAGGAAGAGAAGGCCGGGTGGTGGGGATTCGATCACATGCACCACTGCcccaatcaaattcaatttaattgacACATCTTTTACAATCACCGAATAGAATCTAAATGGGActaaataaattattccaaagaatctggaaaatatcaaaacacaattgaaaaatagataaaattaaaaacaaagaGTTTCTTTGTCCCAGTCGTAAATAAAATttggggattcgaaccctcctCGTAAATCTGAAGCCACCACGTGGAAGCTTCCACCCACTGATATGAGGGCAGTGCAAGACCAAACAATTCGTGCTTCTAAAAAACAATTCGAAAATtatatatagaaaaaatattttccgaagATTCGAGATAAAGAAAGACAAATTGGTCAATATAGCTTGGGATTTTTACGTCACCACGCTAGCCTTGGTTAATTGTCTGTCAATCAAAGTAGTGTAATCAATTATTGCCAGGTGGCGCTGGCGTATATGTCATTGTAAACCTTATTGGACGTTGAGCGCACATTCGACGAGGCGGTAACCTTTTGTTAggataatattttcaatataaaagatGGCGGTATAGATCTCTCCAAATTCGACGATGTCTTCCCTAGTTGAAACTCCGAATTTCGCTTTTATCAGTAAGTAATACACCTAAATAATTCGACAAATTTGTTAATCGTATTCTTGTGATTCTTGATTTGCCGATGTTTTCCGGCGATAATTCTCTGATTTACTGTGAGAAGTGATTTTCTGAACAAAGACCGGCGGCGTTTTTAAACTGCACGCACGCCGCGCGGCCGCCATCACTTCTCGGCATACTCAGACTACAGCGAATAGCCCTACCTACAGCCGGCTTGCTGTTTTCTCCTAGACTAAATGACAGATATTTTGACAACTCTGGCAGCgagtttttgaaatgatatttttgatgatgtgTTGTTGATTGAGAAAAATGGTGGCaaatatgctatatttcatgtcatttcGGTAAAAtgcgtcatctcggtaataaggaggaCCGCATGTATTGCCACTGGATTGAATGTGATAACAAATTATATCTGCTTGCTGAACCATCATCTTTTTAACAGCAAATTCATATCCAGGCAGGGTTAATTCTAATGCGGTTTTAGGTTCGGTAGGTCCTCTGTGGATCCGCCTGCAATTTTATTTAAGCTTCCCCTTTTTCAATAAGTACGTGCATTGCTCCAGGGGCTAAAGGGTTTCGTTCTTTTTGTTTCGTGTGACATTGTTAACAAAACAGTAATtagttttatatttgtattacaTTGAGTGTATTTGCAAATAAAAACACAAGCAGTTGACTGGAATACTTGTATTAACCGACTTGTTTGCTTGGAGGTGACTGGGTATTTAGTAGTAAACAAAGCCGCACCTGTCTAGGTTGTCATATATATTTGCATTGTTGTTTGCTTGGTGTAACTAAAATGTAAATACTTTCAATTGTTTCAAGCTTTATAATTACCATCCTGGTCTAGgagaaaaaattgattaaaagatttCAGGGTTTAATGACCGCCGTCCTAGAGATGAATGAGCCTTTTTGATTTTAAGATTTCAGTTTTAGTGATCATAATTCTGGATAGAAAAAAaggatttttaaattttgggTTATGTGATACAGATTAATAGCAGTAAACCTTTACGTAACGCATTATTATCTATCTGCTAAGAAGCACTTATAGTGCTTAACATTAAAAGCctccgggggggggggaacGTGGGGGTTTTAGAAGTGCTTCCTGGATGTCCCCAAAGTTGTTGTGAAAACTGGTTGCTCAGTGTGGGGCTATTTGTGCAGATTTTTAAGGTTGTATCAGAGAAATGAGTATTTTAGATCGTTGTCTATTTCTTGAAATTCGGCTTAGTGATATCACCGGCCTCGAAAATGATTCACAATCCACAAGCCTTTTGTGTTGTATAGCGTTGTAAACACATTTCACCTCCCTGGAACAGGGTCGAAGTGGCTCATAAGTGATCAGGAAAGTCATGGTTTACTCATCCGTAACACCAAAACACTAACGCTTTTCAAGGAACATACATTGACTAGCTGATattctaataatgaaattaacGTTACTTTGGGGTTAGTTACCACTcggttatttatttactttCAATAGGATTATTGTTAATTGTTAGATTTCATTCCGAAACTCTCTGATGTTCTCAAGCCTTATTTTAAAGCATTTCGACATTAGTTCTTCTATTGCGTAGTGAAAATTCAGCACATGCTGACATAAGCACACACGTGGTATTGGTTTTGTGTGTCTGCGTGTTGAGTGCGGATGTTGTCGTCCTATTGATTCGTTATCTACCTTTTCAGCTGCGGGAACGTTTACCTAGATGTCATCGTTTGTTGGGAAACGTGCTTTCTGAAAAACGGGGACTTCGCTTAAACATTTCTAAGTAAAAAATAACCGGTCCAGATCTGTAGACAAAGGTGATGAGGGGGTCATAAATTTCCTCCAGGTCGTGTTCTTGAAGAATGACAAGTAGTGTCCCTAAATTCAATTTTGCAGCTAGGATTATGTAAAGAAAGCCTTTATAACAATTTTGGGCCAGAGCATGATCTAGTTGGCCGTTGTGTTTGACAAGGGTCAATACCTCGATTTCTAAATAAAAGATCTCTAGCGCTCGTTTGGGCCAGACATCGATGACTGACggagatgttttttttttcatcgctGCACATGCCGTGAGTCATCAGCTAGTGCTAGCAATTACAGTATGACAGATGCTGCATGGTTTGTCTGCAGCCCTCTGAACTCAAAAATATCTGTAGCGCAGTTGTGTAGTTACTACTCGGAATATTGAACTTCCATGGTCGGGACTTTGAGTTTTGCCTTGAAGGATGTCGATTTAACTTGTACAGGTCCATAAGAGATTTTTTTTGGCAATGAACATCAACTCCAGGTCAGTACTGATTCTGTTGATCTCATCATCTCCGCACTTTGATTCTTATGCAGGGaaaatttaagatttaaaaaatattttgcgtagtttatattttttgtaCTAGTAAGTCGATACGAGTTTCTATTCAAGCGCCAAAAGTCTTAAAAGTGTTAACTTTCCTCTGCGTTTCCTTGTTGGGAAGAAAACTTTTAAGTGCTTCTTGCTATATTTCAACCGAATGTCTGCACGCACGGAGAGGTTTCCTATTTTCATTTCGGGCCGTACGGTTTAGATTCTGAAGGTCCGACCCGATCTACGgttcaatgatttcaatatgttTGCTTCGAGAGTTAGATGTAAACAACAGATCAAAGTGCTGTTAACCCGATCTTAAAAGTACCTTCTGTGAGTAATCATTTTTCCACAGACTGTTGACGTCGTCGCTGTAGTGCCGCACTGTAACTCGTCCTCTGCTCTGTTTTCATTGTCAGCAGTTGACAGAAAGTTCATCCGAACACTGTGTTTTCCTGAGACGACAATGAAACCCGTTTCGTACAATGATCACGGTTGAGTGCTCTCGGGTGAAGTGAGGTTGACATTTAAGTGCACACCAGGCCTGTCTTTCCTGAGAAGTGAGGTTTTGGCTCATCGACTGATAAAGGATGTATTTGATTAAAGTCTCTATTTGCCAACAAATGCATCTTGTTTTTTTACAGGCACATGATGGCAGTTCGCATAAGTGTGTCTGTCCTTGAaaagttttttaatttcatgtaatgttattaggcctatattgatTAGGTTTTCAGGGTTGCGCTTAAGCGACATGATTTTTGACCTGACAGACCATCTGTCTATATTGCGATTGTTTATGTAATGCTTGCTATGTCAAGGGTATATACATTAGCAAGTCTTAATAAAAATCAGGCCAAGGGCACATGTTGGGCACGTGTTAGGGGGTTTAATGGGGATAACAGTCACTGTTCTGAAAGGGGTAACTCATGACAGATGATTTAGACCTAGCCTAGTTCGTCAGCTCTGGTCACAGAGCTCAAAAATTTTCCACGATCAAATTTGAACTGATAATTCAATAGGTATTACTCAGTGAATGCTGTGATGTGTTGtggattcatttatttgttctCTCCGTTCAAGAAGCTGAATCATGCATTATTACTGCAGTTAAAAATCACCTTGGCTCCTCGCCAGACGGTGTCTAGATTTTCAGGTGCTCTCATAATTCGTTTTTTCGTCATAGTTTGTTACGTGGTCATGCCATTGATGATTAACAATTCACCGCGATTTCGAGTGAGTTTTGGAACGGAATCCGTAAACAAAGAAATATGACTGatctttttgttttaaatgGGGATTTTGTTATCCATTGTTCTGCAGACTTGATAGTTTCCACATAGTGAACTACAGATTACAATTTTCTGTGCTATGCTGTGTAATCATTGACAGACAAAGGACCCGCACGCTCCTGAGGCACAAAGGAAATTCGTCAGTGATTAACATCGCCAGCCATCATCGGTCGTCCTCAGATTTCTATCTGTGCATGAATAATTCACAGGTTTTTTCAGTTGGCTCATTTTTGCGAGCGGCTTGTCTGGATCTGGATGCAAATCTCTCCTCTCTTCGGAGACTGTGAGTCATCCTGCCCCTtgctctccatctctctccgAGCTGTCTCcattgcagcagcagcagcagcagctcacgatgtaaacaactttcTGGATGTCTGCCAAGTCTTTCTCTGGTTGCAGCCGTGTGTACGAGTGAGTCACTCAGTGAGTCTTCCTCTGTTTGCTCTACTTTTTTGTCATCGAGCAGGTGAAAAACACACAGCATGTTCCTGGAGAGTTCGCCGTAGTCACACTCGGGTTTCTTGATAAAACCTTGGTCTCCTAAATTTCTGAACACTGCGGGTGTTTACAGGAAGTTGAAGTGAAAAGCTTACCATTCTTTCCCGTCATGATTTAGCCTTATTCTCACAACAGGTTCGATAGCCTTATTCTCAGCATCAAGGGGGCGACGAACAGAAAACTGGCTGAAACCTCTGGATTTTGACGAACCCTTGAGTATACATGGCATATTGGTCAACTGCTAGTTTGCGAGTTGAAAAGATTTGTTTGGTGTTGGAAAGAAAAGCTTATCATTCCTTCTCCATAATGATTTCTCTCCATCCATGGCGTTGACAAAAGGAAAACGCCTGAAGAGGCTCTAAAATGCTAGAGTGCTTGTAACATATATGTCAATTGCTATCATATATGATGGTCTTTACTAATGGATGAAGGTGTGGTTTAATGAAGAAGCCTGCCTGCGGATTCAATGTGTTATATAATTAAACCTCTTAGATTCCCTATAAAGTTGTTAATTATCACTATGTATCAGTAAACCGTTCGTTTCATCAAATTCGCACTAGTATATCGCGATGTACTGATGTATCTGTTGTTGGAACTAGATGTCTTCATGCATGATGTGAGTTTGTAATTTGACTAGAAGCTGTTCGgcgttcaaatatagaatatcaACATCAGCCTTTTTAGAATCACATTCAAAACTGAATTCTActgaaaatattgttgttaATATTGAGATTTCAATTGTTATTATGCAGACTATGTATGAACCCTTCACAAGGTTCATAATTTTCACTGGTGGGGAAGCTTTTATTCACACTTTGTTTTGCTTGCGTTTCAGGGTGTTTGTATGAGTCCTATGTGAACTACTATATATAGTGCATAGACTTTGAAACAATCAGTTGCTTGTTTTCTCAGTAAAGGCAGCGTCTGGTTATCAATAAATTAcctttgaaatattcattatggAATATCCGGTAAATGAACCctgtgataataattattataataataacaataacattCATGTGACGAAAATCTGTGGAAAGTTGAACCTATAATTAATAATAGTTCGCCTTGTTTCAGACTGATGCGTTGTATTATGGTGTGTTCCAATTAGTCGACTTATATTAAAAGCTAACATTGATTCATGTACAGTTTGaatgtatacatgtatctgaTGATTTTTGGTCCGTttaagttttcattcattctcGAATTTGACTCAGATGATCTTAATCCCAGTGGTATTGCAAACCTGTAGGAAATTATGAAAACGCAGAAAAACCTTGAAACCGTAAGATCTTTGTTAGTTGAACTGTCAGATTACTGTTTGATTTAACCAGTCTGAacttgataattgatttaattgtcAGAGCTATGAACCTGGTTTGTTATATGTACATTGATATAACACAGGCAGCCACTtatgtttgttttcattttttcatagcCCTGGAATCAATTTTGTGAACTCGCGTTGAACCTGTTATGATATGTGCGATCCACTTCATGTTTATCTAAGGGCTTCTTTCCCCGAGTCCTGTATTGCCTTGACCTTTCTTTTTTTGCTGCCACATGTAGATCAGTGCCTCTggtttgatattgatattatattatctaAAAGTCTTTAAGAAATCGAACAAACTCTTTTTAATGCCCATTTGTATGAGCTGCAGATAAACCGGGCTATTAGCACTGACTGATAAAAATGAGGATCCAAATCAATAACTGACAGAGAAAATAAGGATATATTCCAGTTTCAACTGTTGGAGCTCAACGCCGCTCAGTGGGTTCGAAGATACTGCCATGTCTGATATCAATGCACACACCTCTTATTTTTTATCGTGGTTTAGGCCTATGAGTTTTGctaatgaattttgaatcgATAAACATTTTTGTAATGTAGCCTAACTGTACTTTATGTTCAATCTCTGGGTAGATCGATGGCACTTTTGAACTGCGCAGGTGATTGAATCTGTTGAGTTGATAAAACGATTCCCTGACTTCTTGTTTGATGTCACATCATAGTAACAGCTTTGATAGATATGTCAACAATGTCACTGATGATTTATTAAGCAAGTTTGAATGAGTTTGAATTTTGTGATGCTTTGGTAACACCTGTAGTAATAATTATTTGTTCTAAACAGATCAATTCATTCTGGATAAATGTATAATTCTTGTGAATATTATTCAGTTTCAATGGGTTCTGATGAATAGACTAATTTTATGTCGGAAAATTTTTAGCATTTATCATAGGATAATGATATCTGTGCATAGCGGAAGTTAAAGAGCTATAGCGGAAGTTAAAGAGCTATAGACAAAAATTCGAATAAAAATATCCAAtttaataattaaaaaaaaacacctaGAGTGGTTTTTGTAGTGGATTTCTAAACTAAGCCATTGGattggaaatttttttttttcgcctGTATAAAAATTCCACTAATTGCCTGAGTGAGGGTTTATTTTTAGGTTGTTGGGTCTCGTGTGTAATGTGCAGGTATAAATAGAGCACAATTTTTAACGAAAGTCATTAACGTTGGCGCGACTCGACGACAGTCTGTCAGTCGGGATTGGAAGTAAGCCGAGccattaatatttgaaattgcatatttgatattattgtattcataatcaattggTTGAACGTCAGTCCGTCTGTCTGGTTGGGGAATTAATCGATGAATAACTTTTGAAGTTTTGACCAGTTGGTTAACGGGACGGCGTTTGAGTTTCAGTCCGTCTGCTGCAGAGTAACTAAACATATATCtcttattgattttctattgaaTGTGCTGCCACCTCGCCAGCCATCTAAAACTAGTAATACTCGAGTGAACAGCAGTGGCGCTGCCAGACGTGGCTTTCAGTAAACTGCTGACACATACGAGACTATAATAGCTAGATGATTACGCATAGTCTGACTAACTGTTGCTTATATATACGCGCACTAGAACTGCGTGGATGACATTCTTTATTATCAACGTGATCATGGACACTACTAGTATATACGGCTGTTATTgttaactattttattttgttttgaataagttattatttatta is a genomic window of Tubulanus polymorphus chromosome 5, tnTubPoly1.2, whole genome shotgun sequence containing:
- the LOC141905078 gene encoding nucleoside diphosphate kinase-like gives rise to the protein MVATLLSIFAAFSSNMSNEERTFIMVKPDGVQRGLVGEIITRFEKKGYKLVAMKFMKANEDLLRKHYAEHVEKSFFKRLLAYMLSGPVVPMVWEGVDVVISARKMMGATNPKDSAPGTIRGDLALDMGRNVIHGSDAVETAKTEMGLWFTDKELVSHDAALHSWLYE